The Tripterygium wilfordii isolate XIE 37 chromosome 21, ASM1340144v1, whole genome shotgun sequence genome segment AGCCGAAGggagaaatgaaacaaaaacgATAACTCGAGAGCGAGTGACCCCACTGTTTTTAACCTttcctttttgtattttctcgagaaaaatCTCTCTCCTAACCTACGCTCCTCCTACCTCTctatctctctatctctctcttaaACTGGCTTAAATTTGAACTTCTTTTCTATGTACAGTGTATACACGCATATCCGTGTCTGCCAATTATTTATTACTCACTACATTGTAGTAATATTGATTCGTTCGGATCTCTTCGACGGTTCTGCTACTCCCTACTCTCAACTTGTTTGGTTCCTCATGGGGTCTTGATTGAATCCTTGTCTGGAGGTAAATTAGACTATGGTTCTTATGTCCTGCGTCTGTATTTCGGATTCTTTTTATTGGCTTGAGttctttgttttggttttttctttggATCTTGGTTTTGATTTAGGATTAGTGTCTGGTAGCGAGATTTCCTGTTTTTGATTTGCTTGATTGAATGCCTtcgattttattttcttttgtcatttactttgaggattttttttttgctggttTCGGATGTTGATATGGTTTGTAACTATTTGTCTTACCTCAATTGCTCTCGTGGTGTAAGGAGATTTTGTTGCGCTCGGATCTATCGTCATTTTGATATCGGCTTACTTCATCTGTGAACGCTGCTCTTTGGAGGATTCAACTCCTGATAGCTTCCTTGACTGGTTCATTTCAAGTTAATAATCTTTGATGTTGCTACCTTGCTTGGGTGGTTGATCGTCATTTGGCACGCTATGATTTCCTAGATTTCCATGTCTATCAAGTGTTTGAATGATATGGAGTTTGCTAGTAGTCAGCAgatattttcctttcttctaGGCTCCTTTTGAATGTGAATATGGAAGGTATTGTGATGGAAATGAATAATGAATTGACTATTCTATTTTTATGGTTTGTGCTGAGAAAGTAAATATTGGTTACTGAGTTCTTATGTGCTGTCATTGTGCCTCATTTCATGTTAGTTCTTATTGTGATGTTGTTATGCCTCATCTCAtgtgatttgtttgtttttttttggttttatcaAGGGAATTTTGAGtagcttttatttttttcttaatttttgagttttgatcataaaattttaaattaattatctcTTGTGATGGATGCTTTGGCTTTTGAGTAGGTTGAAGATTCACATGTTGGTGGCAGATTCTTGAAGGAACATTGGAATCAAATAACAAGAGGAATATAGGTTTACTGGGAATGAgacttttattgtatttttgttAAGAGCTACTTATTTCTTTTTGAGTGAagatggattttttttgtatCATGTTGAAAAATACTGAATGCTTTTAGACCTACCGTTTTGTGAATCTATGTGTGACAATTATACTTGGTCACTGGGTGGTTAATAGTCTTTTAACTGTGCTCTGACTCCTTTTTGTCGTCTAAAGTCTAAACCTCACCAACCCCCCTGCATAAGAAAATGTTCACGACTAGTTCTATGCATTATTTTACAGATAATTGATAGTAGTATGGCATCCGGGAATCCATTCTTTGACGAAATGCGGATCAAACCTGAAGTCATTGATCGTCCTCAAAATGAAGCTATGATGGATGTCACTGAGAATGTGACTGATCCTGCTCAACATATTCTGAAACCCAATGTGGCAGCATCTAGCAGTGTCCGTGAGCTGTTGGAATGTCCTGTGTGTTTAAATGCAATGTATCCGCCAATTCATCAGGTTTGATGACagtttttgtgttatttgttTATGCATTCACCTTTGGTGTTCGTGAAATAGTTAATCAAACCTTCAACATTCCCCCCTCACTTTCTAGTATCAACGTTCcaccttttgtgttttttttttttatttatttatgctgTGATGACCTGATAAGGTGTGTTCAAGTATAGCCTAGAGTTGTAATATATTGGTAAGTCGATTGATATCTCTTACCCAATTATGCACGTTGAGTTAGCACTTgcaagcttcttcttcttctgtctcTGTCTGTGCACTTTGTCTTGCCCATTTCCTACTCATGTTTTgtatgataatatatatatttacacttACAATGTGGCTTGCGATACGTACACAATCTCAATATGACTTGTTCTTGAATGTCTATTTAGATTTAAAATAGTACCAAATCTGATACTGATTGTTTTTCTGTTTCCTTGCAGTGTTTAAATGGTCATACGTTGTGTTCTGGTTGCAAACCCAGGGTGCACAATAGGTGCCCCACTTGCAGGCATGAGCTTGGTAATATCAGATGTCTTGCACTGGAGAAGGTGGCTGCATCTCTTGAGCTTCCGTGTAAATTTCAGAATTTTGGGTGCATGGGCATATATCCATACTATAACAAGTTAAAACATGAATCTCAATGTGCTCATAGACCCTACAATTGCCCCTACGCTGGATCAGAATGCACTGTCGTTGGTGATATTCCTTATCTAGTGGCCCATTTGAAAGATGATCACAAAGTTGACATGCACAACGGCAGTACTTTTAACCACCGATATGTCAAAACAAACCCGCATGAGGTTGAGAATGCCACATGGATGCTGACGGTActgcttgttttgttttttgcatCAGAATTCTCATTTATCTTGTGTTTTTCTGTGTTTCTAATCCGGAGCAAGGTTTTCTTTCTGCTAATTTTCTTAGATTCATTTAGATCCTGGTTATAGCATAGACTAGAGCCTCAGTATGCTCATCAGTGAAACTTATATTCTATTATTTTGCCAAATTATCCTGTGATCCTGCTCAATGAAAAAAGTTGTCAAAACTTGTTTTTCTTGTCAAATAGATTATGCTCCCCTTCATCATTTGGCACACAACGCTTGTTCCTGCGTGTATTGAAATTGCTTTTTAGAGATTGTGCAAGTATgtatttggtttcttttttctgACTAGATCTTCACTTGGTCTTTTTAGGTTTTGAGTTGCTTTGGTAAGTACTTTTGCCTGCATTTTGAAGCCTTCCAACTTGGGATGGCTCCTGTCTATATAGCATTTTTGCGGTTTATGGGTGATGACAATGAAGCGAAAAATTACAACTACAGTCTTGAGGTTGGTGGAAATGGCAGGAAGATGATTTGGCAGGGGGTCCCTAGGAGCATAAGAGACAGTCACCGGAAGGTTCGTGACAGTTTTGATGGTCTTATCATCCAACGCAACATGGCCTTGTTCTTTTCTGGTGGAGACCGGAAGGAATTGAAGCTTAGGGTGAGTGGTAGGATTTGGAAAGAACAGTGattagtttcttctttctcaaCTACTTGAGGGCAAGTAGTAGGGTCTATTTTGTAGCATAGTCTTCTTATCATGTATTTTTTGAGGGTAGAAGGGCAAACTCTCTTTGCTTGTCCATCCATCAAATGCATGAGTTGGAAGATGCGATTCTTAAGCCTCAATTTATATGATGCCATCTATAGAGATCTAGATGTGGTATGTTGCACTGCCATTTTAACTATGTCTATATTCATTTGCCTGGATCATTTTTTTGTCAAGTCCATTCTTTCACTTCAATTTTCTGTCTCATCAGATGTGTAGTGGAAAAACTATCAACAAACTTGCCAAATATAAACTGTTGAACATGATTTCTATGCTTCTGCTATTTGGAAGGTTGATCAAGGCAAagtttatttcttgtcaagctTCTTAATGTGGATGAAGAATTTGCTATtactttaagagtgtgtttggattgagggatttggagggaacggaagggaaaggaagagaaatagagtttcctttcaattcttttgtttggatagtttattaaaagttaaggggagggatttgggaggaagatttcaataaatttttgtcaaaattctttctctccaaaatggagtcatttggagggaagagattactaattaagtcattttataagttaaatatctattttactcttgtacataatattttaacataaaaataaggataaattagtaaattaaacaaattttctttccttcctttttttttatctacacaaacatgggagagagaaagatagtccccctcccctcccttcccttcctcccaaatctctcaatccaaacacactgtaAGTGTGAAGCATGTCTCCTCCATCCATGATTTAGGTTTTTTAAATCCTTTATGTGGTTCACAAATTATGCTGGTTAGTGGTCTCTCTTTTGGTTGAGCACTGTGGATGTATACAGAACTTAAATCAAATACTAGGTTCACTTTAGTTGTTTAAATCTTTTCAATCTCCACCATCATTTTTTTGTCTCATATAAACAAAAACACCCTAGATTGTTTATAGTTATAATCGAATATtatacacacatatgtctaattcaattgattttcaatTGAATCATTTGTCGGacatatatttttaattcaatCGATTGTTTATAGTTGGAATCGAACACTATACACAgatatgtctaatccaatttATTATGAATTGAATCCCTGTCGTTGCTTTTAAATTATCTACTTACTAAAAAAGTGAGCAGGGATTCTTCTTGGGGATAGCATTGTCATTTTAAAATTATCCACTTACTAATAAAGTAAGCTTCAGGCATCACAACATAAACGTGGCGCACCAGGATTGATTTAGATTTTCTAGGTCAAAGttccaaataaaaaattgaagattCGTCGGCATAGAAATTTCTtatacaaaaaaatgaaaaaactgaaaaaggtCTTAACACATAAAATGTATCAACTTCAGGGGTCTAAATGCAATTtaatactttaaaaaaaaaaaaccctacagCTACAAGTACATAAGTCTGTAACTCCCACTCTCTCTGTTTGCTCACTCCTAACGTTTCTACACCATGTCATCGTCCATGGAGGCTCTGATACTGAAGCTCCACGAAATCTCGGCTGTTAAGTTTGGAAACTTCAAGCTCAAGTCAGGAATCTTCTCCCCAATCTACATCGACCTCCGCCTCATCGTCTCTCACCCTTCCCTCCTCCGCCAAATCTCTCAGACCCTCATCTCCTC includes the following:
- the LOC119990023 gene encoding E3 ubiquitin-protein ligase DIS1-like — its product is MASGNPFFDEMRIKPEVIDRPQNEAMMDVTENVTDPAQHILKPNVAASSSVRELLECPVCLNAMYPPIHQCLNGHTLCSGCKPRVHNRCPTCRHELGNIRCLALEKVAASLELPCKFQNFGCMGIYPYYNKLKHESQCAHRPYNCPYAGSECTVVGDIPYLVAHLKDDHKVDMHNGSTFNHRYVKTNPHEVENATWMLTVLSCFGKYFCLHFEAFQLGMAPVYIAFLRFMGDDNEAKNYNYSLEVGGNGRKMIWQGVPRSIRDSHRKVRDSFDGLIIQRNMALFFSGGDRKELKLRVSGRIWKEQ